In one Aromatoleum aromaticum EbN1 genomic region, the following are encoded:
- a CDS encoding sigma-54-dependent transcriptional regulator, whose amino-acid sequence MNRHILIVDDEALYRQLLTSRLGRAGYRLSEAADGEAALECAQHGGIDLALVDIKMPGIDGIEVLKRLKELDPLIEVVILTGHGNVDTAISAMKLGAFDYLSKPYKLTELDIVVERALEKRAMAQRCAALSAEVAALRSTDDGAVIGASAAWKRMLALVRRAAPLDLPVLITGESGAGKEVVASALHRWSNRAKESYVPLNCGLLDDDLVESELFGHKRGAFSGATADKEGLFQVASAGTLFLDEIGELPLGCQAKLLRVLDSGEFRQLGATALRHTHARVVAATHRDLDKLVAEGKFRHDLLYRLNVVHIHVPPLRERTEDIPLLVEHLLRRRTPQSGPVPQLAPTALAHLVAYRWPGNVRELRNVVERLIAFREGDTIGEAEVCAVLGIAPAPAPGCARGGAAAASDGIVPLDDFQRDYVLRVLDKLDGNVSAAAQALGVSRSTVYRFLREMPVTDDAQRLT is encoded by the coding sequence ATGAACCGACACATCCTGATCGTCGACGACGAGGCGCTGTACCGCCAGCTGCTCACCAGCCGGCTCGGCCGCGCCGGCTACCGCCTCAGCGAAGCCGCGGACGGCGAGGCTGCGCTCGAATGTGCGCAACACGGCGGAATCGACCTCGCGCTCGTCGACATCAAGATGCCGGGCATCGACGGCATCGAGGTGTTGAAGCGGCTCAAGGAGCTCGATCCGCTGATCGAAGTCGTGATCCTGACGGGGCACGGCAACGTCGACACCGCGATCTCGGCAATGAAGCTCGGCGCCTTCGACTACCTGTCGAAACCTTACAAGCTGACCGAGCTCGACATCGTCGTCGAGCGCGCGCTCGAAAAGCGCGCGATGGCACAGCGCTGCGCGGCGCTGAGTGCCGAGGTCGCCGCGCTGCGCAGCACGGACGACGGCGCGGTGATCGGCGCGAGCGCCGCGTGGAAGCGCATGCTCGCGCTCGTGCGCCGCGCCGCACCGCTCGACCTGCCGGTGCTGATCACCGGCGAGAGCGGTGCCGGCAAGGAGGTCGTCGCGAGCGCGCTGCACCGCTGGAGCAACCGCGCGAAGGAATCCTACGTGCCGCTGAACTGCGGCCTGCTCGACGACGACCTCGTCGAGAGCGAACTTTTCGGCCACAAGCGCGGCGCGTTTTCAGGCGCGACGGCCGACAAGGAAGGCCTGTTCCAGGTCGCGAGCGCCGGGACTCTGTTCCTCGACGAGATCGGCGAACTCCCCCTCGGGTGCCAGGCGAAGCTGCTGCGCGTGCTCGACAGCGGCGAATTCCGCCAGCTCGGCGCGACCGCGCTGCGGCACACCCATGCGCGCGTCGTCGCCGCGACGCACCGCGACCTCGATAAGCTCGTCGCTGAAGGCAAATTCCGCCACGACCTGCTGTACCGACTCAACGTCGTACATATCCACGTGCCCCCGCTGCGCGAACGGACGGAGGACATCCCGCTGCTCGTCGAACACCTGCTCCGTCGCAGGACGCCCCAATCAGGGCCGGTGCCGCAACTCGCGCCGACCGCGCTCGCACACCTCGTCGCCTACCGCTGGCCCGGCAACGTCCGCGAGCTCCGCAACGTCGTCGAGCGACTTATCGCCTTCCGCGAAGGCGACACGATCGGGGAGGCGGAAGTGTGTGCGGTGCTCGGGATTGCCCCGGCGCCCGCGCCGGGCTGCGCGCGGGGAGGGGCGGCGGCCGCTTCGGATGGCATCGTGCCCCTCGACGATTTCCAGCGCGACTACGTGCTGCGCGTGCTCGACAAGCTCGACGGCAACGTCAGCGCAGCGGCACAGGCGCTGGGCGTGTCGCGCTCGACCGTCTATCGCTTCCTGCGAGAAATGCCTGTTACGGATGACGCCCAACGTTTGACATGA
- a CDS encoding c-type cytochrome, producing MNARRLAVFVGAAALMVAGGAHAEWRDGDEVYDKVCGYCHEANVGPVLKGRALPAEYIERVVRLGNRAMPAFRQSEIDDATLADVARRISGEAAVARE from the coding sequence ATGAACGCAAGGAGATTGGCCGTTTTCGTCGGCGCCGCGGCTCTGATGGTCGCCGGCGGGGCGCACGCCGAGTGGCGGGATGGCGACGAGGTATACGACAAGGTCTGCGGCTATTGCCACGAGGCGAACGTCGGGCCGGTGCTGAAGGGGCGCGCGTTGCCGGCGGAGTACATCGAGCGGGTGGTGCGATTGGGCAACCGGGCGATGCCGGCGTTCCGGCAGAGCGAGATCGACGATGCGACGCTCGCCGATGTGGCGCGGCGCATCAGCGGCGAAGCCGCGGTCGCACGGGAGTGA
- a CDS encoding FAD-binding oxidoreductase, protein MSSKSKALPKGMSAADFDKAVGELRAIVGDEHVLIDEEKLAPYRKIAIPVPDAQHELSASVMPDGVEQIQRIMKVANKYRMPVYPISTGKNIGYGSAAPVERGQIVMDLRRMNRILEVDPELCTALVEPGVTYQQLYDYLQEHKLPLWFSCPAPSAIAGPVGNMVDRGVGYTPYGEHFMFSCGMEVVLADGQVLRTGMGAMENSNTWQVFKWGYGPTLDGMFTQSNYGVVTKMGMWLMPAPPDFRPFCIQYPDEADITKIVEALRPLRIAMVIPNAVVIAHTLWEAPCTPVKRADYYTGPGTIPDDAVKKIQADHNIGAWNVYAGLYGTKETNDANWKIIESVAATTGGRIVTQEQSKGSQALEYRFDLMKGKPNLGEFGLYNWRGGGGSIWFAPVSQAKGAETLKQMQMAKTILGKYGFDYVGEFIVGWRDMHHVIDLLYDRSDETQMKNAYACYDELLHTFAKEGYGMYRANTAFAEKVAATYGPVKRDVEKRLKKALDPNNILAPGRCGISL, encoded by the coding sequence ATGAGTTCGAAGAGCAAGGCATTGCCGAAAGGCATGAGTGCGGCGGATTTCGACAAGGCGGTAGGCGAGCTGCGTGCGATCGTCGGCGACGAGCATGTGCTGATCGATGAGGAGAAGTTGGCGCCGTACCGCAAGATCGCGATCCCGGTGCCGGACGCGCAGCACGAACTGTCGGCCTCGGTGATGCCGGACGGCGTCGAGCAGATCCAGCGCATCATGAAGGTCGCCAACAAGTACCGGATGCCGGTGTATCCGATCTCGACCGGCAAGAACATCGGCTATGGCTCGGCGGCGCCCGTCGAGCGCGGGCAGATCGTGATGGACCTGCGGCGCATGAACCGCATCCTCGAGGTCGATCCTGAGCTGTGCACCGCGCTGGTCGAGCCGGGCGTCACCTACCAGCAGCTCTACGACTACCTGCAGGAACACAAGCTGCCGCTGTGGTTCTCGTGCCCGGCGCCGTCCGCGATCGCCGGGCCCGTCGGGAACATGGTCGACCGCGGGGTCGGCTATACGCCGTACGGCGAGCATTTCATGTTCTCGTGCGGCATGGAGGTCGTGCTCGCGGACGGGCAGGTGCTGCGTACCGGCATGGGCGCGATGGAGAACTCGAACACCTGGCAGGTGTTCAAGTGGGGCTACGGGCCGACGCTCGACGGCATGTTCACGCAGTCGAACTACGGCGTCGTGACCAAGATGGGGATGTGGCTGATGCCGGCGCCGCCGGACTTTCGCCCGTTCTGCATCCAGTACCCGGACGAGGCAGACATCACGAAGATCGTCGAGGCGCTGCGCCCGCTGCGCATCGCGATGGTGATCCCGAACGCGGTCGTCATCGCGCATACGCTGTGGGAGGCGCCCTGCACCCCGGTGAAACGCGCGGACTATTACACCGGGCCGGGCACGATCCCGGACGACGCCGTGAAGAAGATCCAGGCCGACCACAACATCGGTGCGTGGAACGTGTACGCAGGCCTCTACGGCACGAAGGAAACCAACGACGCCAACTGGAAAATCATCGAGTCGGTTGCGGCGACGACCGGCGGCCGGATCGTCACTCAGGAGCAGTCGAAGGGCAGCCAGGCACTGGAATACCGCTTCGACCTGATGAAGGGCAAGCCGAACCTCGGCGAGTTCGGCCTCTACAACTGGCGCGGGGGCGGCGGCTCGATCTGGTTCGCGCCGGTGTCGCAGGCGAAGGGCGCCGAGACGCTCAAGCAGATGCAGATGGCGAAGACGATCCTCGGGAAGTACGGCTTCGACTACGTCGGCGAGTTCATCGTCGGCTGGCGCGACATGCACCACGTGATCGACCTGCTGTACGACCGCTCGGATGAAACGCAGATGAAGAACGCGTACGCGTGCTACGACGAGCTGCTGCACACCTTCGCGAAGGAAGGCTACGGCATGTACCGCGCGAATACCGCCTTCGCCGAGAAGGTCGCGGCGACCTACGGACCCGTGAAGCGCGACGTCGAGAAGCGCCTGAAAAAGGCGCTCGATCCGAACAATATCCTCGCGCCGGGACGGTGCGGCATCAGCCTGTAA
- a CDS encoding aldehyde dehydrogenase family protein, which yields MKEYKLFIDGEWVGSSTETILDDLNPATSEVWGRVHQASAADLERAIAAAYRARESWGNTLANEREAILLRAADALQKRIPDVAAVLIDEAGSTYGKAMFEASFVVNLLRSAAGECRRITGETMPSDSPGVFSMSVRRPLGVIAGIAPFNFPFLLATKKVALALAAGNTFILKPASYTPVTGLKIAEIFEAAGLPKGVLNVVPVQGSVLGNTFVADPRVRMITFTGSTEVGRELSAEAGRHFKRITLELGGKSPMIVLKDADVDYAVNAAAFGIFLHQGQVCMANSRLIVEAPIFDVFCDKLATKIAGFKVGDPRDPQTVIGPLIDRKQCAVLDRHVADAVAKGAKLLHGGKSDGAFYQPTILAGVTPDMVVFREESFGPAVSVIRAADSEDALRLANDSCYGLSSGLITNDLQKAFDLSLRLEAGMVHINDSSIMDEPHVPFGGVKDSGFGREGGHHSMDEMTELKWITVQMGQRQFPF from the coding sequence ATGAAGGAATACAAGCTGTTCATCGACGGCGAGTGGGTGGGCTCGTCGACCGAAACGATCCTCGACGACCTCAACCCGGCGACCAGCGAGGTGTGGGGGCGGGTGCATCAGGCCTCCGCCGCCGACCTGGAGCGGGCGATCGCAGCGGCTTACCGCGCGCGTGAAAGCTGGGGCAACACCCTCGCGAACGAGCGCGAGGCAATCCTGCTGCGCGCGGCGGACGCGCTGCAGAAGCGCATCCCCGACGTCGCGGCCGTGTTGATCGACGAAGCCGGCTCGACTTACGGCAAGGCGATGTTCGAAGCATCCTTCGTCGTGAATCTGCTGCGCAGCGCCGCGGGCGAGTGCCGCCGCATCACCGGCGAGACGATGCCGTCCGACAGCCCCGGCGTGTTCTCGATGAGCGTGCGCCGGCCGCTCGGCGTCATTGCAGGGATTGCGCCGTTCAACTTCCCTTTCCTGCTTGCGACGAAGAAGGTCGCGCTCGCGCTCGCCGCGGGCAACACTTTCATCCTGAAGCCGGCGAGCTACACGCCGGTGACGGGCCTGAAGATCGCCGAAATCTTCGAGGCCGCCGGCTTGCCGAAAGGCGTGCTGAACGTCGTGCCGGTGCAGGGTTCGGTGCTCGGCAACACTTTCGTCGCCGATCCGCGCGTGCGGATGATCACTTTCACCGGCTCGACTGAGGTCGGGCGCGAGCTGTCGGCGGAAGCCGGCAGGCACTTCAAGCGCATCACGCTGGAACTCGGTGGCAAGAGCCCGATGATCGTACTGAAGGATGCGGACGTCGATTACGCGGTGAACGCCGCGGCCTTCGGCATCTTCCTGCACCAAGGCCAAGTCTGTATGGCGAACTCGCGCCTGATCGTCGAGGCACCGATCTTCGACGTCTTCTGCGACAAGCTCGCGACGAAGATTGCCGGTTTCAAGGTCGGCGATCCTCGTGATCCGCAGACGGTGATCGGGCCGCTGATCGACCGCAAGCAATGCGCGGTGCTCGATCGCCACGTCGCCGACGCAGTTGCGAAGGGTGCGAAGCTGCTGCACGGGGGAAAAAGCGACGGCGCGTTCTACCAGCCGACGATCCTCGCCGGCGTGACACCCGACATGGTCGTGTTCCGTGAGGAGAGCTTCGGTCCGGCGGTGTCGGTGATCCGCGCCGCCGACAGCGAGGACGCGCTGCGGCTCGCCAACGACTCATGCTACGGGCTGTCGTCGGGCCTGATCACGAACGACCTGCAGAAGGCGTTCGACCTGTCGCTGCGGCTGGAAGCCGGGATGGTGCACATCAACGACTCCTCGATCATGGACGAACCGCATGTGCCGTTCGGCGGCGTCAAGGACAGCGGCTTCGGGCGCGAGGGCGGGCATCACTCGATGGACGAGATGACCGAACTCAAGTGGATCACCGTGCAGATGGGGCAGCGGCAGTTCCCGTTCTGA
- a CDS encoding SphA family protein: protein MKVNQMAVAAVLAAMVAGNAMAKEGGDQYPNGGENWLAGAVPPPGNYFLNYFGYYDAELRDGDGDKVPNTSVRAWFDALRFIKMTDTKILGGDWGMHLIVPVVSQEVKLGGRSASVTDLGDITINPIIVAWHTPTLHWTVALDFNLPSGKYKSGDPRKSIGTNYWSVEPIFAMTWLSDSGWEVSGKFMYNIKSKNKDFRPAPGAPKMDYESGDDFHMDYVVGKHIGPWAVGLSGYYLKQTTDDKLEGRKISSAIGPWSSGRRGEVFAIGPSVSYTSKTGTMFIAQWQHETEAENRFRGDKAWFKAVLPF from the coding sequence ATGAAGGTAAATCAAATGGCCGTCGCCGCCGTGCTGGCGGCCATGGTGGCGGGCAACGCAATGGCGAAGGAGGGAGGCGACCAGTACCCGAACGGCGGGGAAAACTGGCTGGCCGGCGCGGTGCCGCCGCCCGGCAACTACTTCCTCAATTACTTCGGCTATTACGACGCGGAGCTGCGCGACGGCGACGGCGACAAGGTGCCGAACACGTCGGTGCGCGCCTGGTTCGACGCGCTGCGGTTCATCAAGATGACCGACACGAAGATCCTCGGCGGCGACTGGGGCATGCACCTGATCGTGCCGGTAGTCAGCCAGGAGGTGAAGCTCGGCGGGCGCAGCGCATCGGTGACCGACCTCGGCGACATCACGATCAACCCGATCATCGTCGCCTGGCATACGCCGACCCTGCACTGGACCGTCGCGCTCGACTTCAACCTGCCGAGCGGCAAGTACAAGTCCGGCGATCCGCGCAAGAGCATCGGGACGAACTACTGGAGCGTCGAGCCGATCTTCGCGATGACGTGGCTGTCGGACTCCGGCTGGGAGGTGTCCGGCAAGTTCATGTACAACATCAAGTCGAAGAACAAGGATTTCCGCCCGGCGCCCGGCGCGCCGAAGATGGATTACGAGTCCGGCGACGACTTTCACATGGATTACGTCGTCGGAAAGCACATCGGCCCGTGGGCGGTGGGGCTGTCCGGCTACTATCTGAAGCAGACGACCGACGACAAGCTCGAGGGCAGGAAGATTTCGTCGGCGATCGGCCCGTGGTCGTCCGGGCGGCGGGGTGAAGTGTTCGCCATCGGCCCGAGCGTGAGCTACACGAGCAAGACCGGGACGATGTTCATCGCCCAGTGGCAGCATGAAACGGAAGCGGAGAATCGATTCCGCGGCGACAAGGCGTGGTTCAAGGCCGTGCTGCCGTTCTGA
- a CDS encoding MarR family winged helix-turn-helix transcriptional regulator, translating to MTRKKTSADKGLDFGILPSLAGYQLRLAQIAIFRDFAAALGEFDVTPGLFGVIVIIDANPGLKQSELARAAHLDRSTVVSVIDNLERRRLVERRPAENDRRSNALVLTPDGIALLKKLKRRVGEHEKRLVEHLSEEERVTLVTLLQKIFPEQR from the coding sequence ATGACAAGAAAGAAGACATCCGCAGATAAAGGCCTCGATTTCGGCATTCTGCCCAGCCTTGCCGGCTATCAGCTGCGGCTTGCGCAGATCGCGATCTTTCGCGATTTCGCCGCTGCGCTCGGCGAGTTCGACGTCACGCCCGGACTGTTCGGCGTCATCGTCATCATCGACGCGAACCCCGGACTCAAGCAGAGCGAACTTGCCCGCGCAGCGCACCTCGACCGCTCGACGGTGGTCTCGGTGATCGACAATCTCGAACGCCGCCGCCTCGTCGAACGACGGCCGGCCGAAAACGACCGTCGCTCGAACGCGCTTGTGCTCACCCCGGACGGAATCGCACTGCTGAAAAAACTCAAGCGCCGCGTCGGCGAACACGAGAAACGGCTGGTCGAGCACCTGTCCGAAGAGGAGCGCGTCACGCTGGTGACGCTGCTGCAGAAGATATTTCCGGAACAGCGTTGA
- a CDS encoding YfhL family 4Fe-4S dicluster ferredoxin produces MALMINDDCISCDVCVPECPNEAITAGDDVFAIDAGKCTECVGYFDSPQCIDVCPVDAIVQLVAA; encoded by the coding sequence ATGGCCTTGATGATCAACGACGACTGCATCAGTTGCGACGTGTGCGTTCCGGAGTGTCCGAACGAGGCAATCACCGCCGGAGACGACGTTTTCGCCATCGATGCCGGCAAGTGCACGGAATGTGTCGGCTACTTCGACTCACCGCAGTGCATCGACGTCTGTCCGGTCGATGCCATCGTGCAACTGGTGGCTGCGTAG
- the paaX gene encoding phenylacetic acid degradation operon negative regulatory protein PaaX encodes MKSRFITQWINDYLAERRVRANSLIITIYGDFIAPHGGTVWLGSFIRLVEPLGLNERMVRTSVYRLSQDKWLVSEQIGRKSYYSLTASGRRRFEHAYRRIYDARQLPWNGEWQLVILPSTLPAPQRDALRKELSWAGYGTIAPCVLAHPSADTETLLEILQETGTHDKVVPMTAHNLGALSNRPLQDLARECWNLEAIGATYREFADRLRPVLRALRTARDLDPEQCFLVQTLTMHDFRRALLHDPLLPDQLMPVDWSGAVAREVCRDIYRITYRLAQQHLMATCKTPNGPLPPAAPYFYERFGGLEDTTHREAAEQQ; translated from the coding sequence ATGAAGAGTCGGTTCATCACGCAGTGGATCAACGATTACCTGGCGGAACGCCGCGTACGCGCGAACTCGCTGATCATCACCATCTACGGAGATTTCATCGCCCCGCACGGCGGAACCGTGTGGCTCGGCAGTTTCATACGGCTGGTCGAGCCGCTGGGCCTGAACGAGAGAATGGTCCGCACCAGCGTCTATCGCCTGTCGCAGGACAAGTGGCTGGTTTCCGAGCAGATCGGACGCAAAAGCTATTACAGCCTCACTGCCTCGGGACGACGGCGCTTCGAACACGCCTATCGCCGGATCTACGACGCACGGCAGCTACCGTGGAACGGCGAATGGCAGCTCGTGATCCTGCCTTCGACGCTGCCCGCCCCGCAGCGGGACGCACTGCGCAAGGAACTGTCATGGGCGGGTTACGGAACGATCGCTCCGTGCGTGCTCGCACACCCGTCGGCAGACACCGAAACCTTGCTGGAAATCCTGCAGGAGACCGGCACCCACGACAAGGTCGTACCGATGACCGCGCACAATCTCGGCGCGCTGTCGAACCGCCCGCTGCAGGATCTGGCGCGTGAATGCTGGAATCTGGAGGCAATCGGCGCGACTTACCGGGAGTTCGCGGACCGGCTGCGGCCCGTGCTGCGGGCGCTGCGTACTGCTCGCGACCTGGACCCGGAACAGTGCTTCCTCGTGCAGACCCTGACGATGCACGATTTTCGTCGCGCCCTGCTGCACGACCCGCTGCTGCCCGATCAACTGATGCCTGTCGACTGGAGCGGTGCGGTCGCCCGCGAAGTGTGCCGAGACATTTATCGCATCACGTATCGCCTTGCCCAGCAGCACCTGATGGCGACATGCAAGACGCCAAATGGCCCGCTGCCGCCCGCCGCGCCGTATTTCTACGAACGTTTCGGCGGCCTCGAGGACACTACACACCGTGAAGCAGCGGAGCAGCAGTAG
- the fdhD gene encoding formate dehydrogenase accessory sulfurtransferase FdhD codes for MRHDSDSIADSHGRVGVERWVDGDATRAEDMVAEEVPAALVYNGFSHAVMMTTPQDLEDFALGFSLSEGIINEARELYDLEVVEHPQGSEVQMRIAGERFAGLRQRRRAMAGRTGCGLCGVESLDQIAGRPLGTVDARRGALQAGALSRAQAELHARQHLFHLTGAVHAAAWCALDGAVELVREDVGRHNALDKLIGAVAAHGGAFGDGFVLMTSRASYEIVQKAAAVGIAVVAAVSAPTGMAVRLAEAAGVTLIGFARGERHSVYSHPQRIH; via the coding sequence ATGCGGCACGATTCGGATTCGATCGCAGATTCGCACGGCAGGGTAGGGGTGGAGCGCTGGGTCGACGGCGACGCCACCCGCGCAGAAGACATGGTTGCCGAAGAAGTCCCCGCTGCCCTCGTGTACAACGGGTTTTCCCACGCCGTAATGATGACCACGCCTCAGGACCTCGAAGACTTCGCGCTCGGCTTCAGTCTGAGCGAAGGCATCATCAACGAGGCCCGCGAGCTCTACGACCTCGAAGTGGTCGAGCATCCCCAAGGCAGCGAAGTGCAGATGCGCATCGCCGGCGAACGCTTCGCCGGGCTGCGCCAGCGTCGCCGTGCGATGGCTGGGCGCACTGGCTGCGGGCTGTGCGGCGTCGAGAGCCTGGACCAGATCGCAGGCCGCCCGCTCGGCACGGTCGATGCGCGCCGCGGTGCGCTGCAGGCGGGCGCATTGTCCCGCGCACAGGCCGAGCTGCACGCGCGCCAGCACCTCTTCCACCTGACCGGCGCGGTGCATGCGGCGGCATGGTGCGCCCTCGATGGCGCGGTCGAGCTCGTGCGCGAGGACGTCGGCCGGCACAATGCGCTCGACAAGCTGATCGGCGCGGTCGCTGCCCACGGTGGCGCGTTCGGCGACGGCTTCGTGCTGATGACGAGCCGCGCGAGCTACGAGATCGTGCAGAAAGCCGCTGCCGTGGGTATCGCGGTCGTCGCGGCGGTCTCGGCGCCGACCGGCATGGCGGTACGCCTGGCCGAAGCGGCCGGCGTCACATTGATCGGGTTTGCACGCGGCGAGCGCCACAGCGTGTATTCGCATCCGCAACGCATTCATTGA